One Ctenopharyngodon idella isolate HZGC_01 chromosome 9, HZGC01, whole genome shotgun sequence DNA window includes the following coding sequences:
- the gpa33b gene encoding cell surface A33 antigen isoform X16 — MTNWKLIFCSLCLISVLSSAFGLEVTMSQASVEVARGDEVILTCNFKPKNQVNELIIVTWTGDADETSGDKVLFGNYYSNTHNVDIGPDYEGKIMIDFDSAAKTSKLTLKQVTLKESRKIRCYVQIPGDIDGRTSDTTSLLVQVAPSQPICKLVGTAEYGNNISLTCVSEEGSPIPTYKWERYDVKNVPKAFPSKTTEKDGVVSLVNVSVDTSGFYICLSTNKVGSAKCNMTLSVMPASMNLATIGIVAGCIAGATVLIIIIICCCRKRKQKSKKVPVVEYHDEPQIEYIDVGNTYNTEERTDKARSDDSGGDRDDLRDRFDDRKGSRDDLRDRYDDRKGSRDDLRDRYDDRRGSRDDLRDSVK, encoded by the exons ATGACCAACTGGAAGCTGATTTTTTGCAGTCTATGTTTAATATCAG TGTTGTCGAGTGCTTTTGGGCTGGAAGTGACAATGAGTCAAGCTTCAGTTGAGGTTGCCAGGGGTGATGAAGTCATCCTTACATGTAATTTTAAACCTAAAAATCAAGTAAATGAACTTATCATTGTAACATGGACTGGTGATGCTGATGAGACATCTGGAGACAAG GTACTTTTTGGTAACTATTACTCCAATACTCACAATGTAGACATTGGACCAGACTATGAAGGCAAAATCATGATAGACTTTGACAGTGCTGCAAAAACATCGAAACTGACATTAAAACAAGTCACTCTTAAAGAAAGCAGAAAAATTCGATGTTATGTTCAGATTCCTGGAGACATTGATGGCAGAACATCTGACACTACTTCTCTTTTGGTTCAGG TTGCACCATCACAACCTATTTGTAAGTTAGTGGGCACAGCAGAATACGGAAACAATATTAGCCTAACCTGTGTTTCTGAGGAGGGCTCGCCGATACCAACGTACAAATGGGAGAGATATGATGTCAAAAATGTCCCAAAAGCATTTCCTTCTAAAACCACTGAAA AGGATGGAGTTGTGTCTTTGGTCAATGTATCCGTGGATACATCAGGTTTCTATATTTGCCTGTCAACCAATAAGGTCGGATCAGCCAAATGTAACATGACATTGTCTGTAATGCCAG CCTCTATGAATCTTGCCACAATAGGCATTGTTGCTGGTTGTATTGCTGGAGCTACAGTGCTCATAATAATCATCATCTGCTGTTGCCGCAAACGGAAACAGAAATCAAAAAA AGTTCCAGTGGTGGAATACCACGACGAACCACAAATAGAATATATTGACGTAGGGAATACATACAACACTGAAGAGAGAACTGACAAAGCTCGAAGTGATGACAGTGGAGGTGACCGTGATGACCTCAGAGATCGCTTCGATGACCGCAAAG GTAGCCGTGATGACCTCAGAGATCGCTACGATGACCGCAAAG GTAGCCGTGATGACCTCAGAGATCGCTACGATGATCGCAGAGGTAGCCGTGATGACCTCAGAGATAG TGTCAAATGA
- the gpa33b gene encoding cell surface A33 antigen isoform X1, with amino-acid sequence MTNWKLIFCSLCLISVLSSAFGLEVTMSQASVEVARGDEVILTCNFKPKNQVNELIIVTWTGDADETSGDKVLFGNYYSNTHNVDIGPDYEGKIMIDFDSAAKTSKLTLKQVTLKESRKIRCYVQIPGDIDGRTSDTTSLLVQVAPSQPICKLVGTAEYGNNISLTCVSEEGSPIPTYKWERYDVKNVPKAFPSKTTEKDGVVSLVNVSVDTSGFYICLSTNKVGSAKCNMTLSVMPASMNLATIGIVAGCIAGATVLIIIIICCCRKRKQKSKKVPVVEYHDEPQIEYIDVGNTYNTEERTDKARSDDSGGDRDDLRDRFDDRKGSRDDLRDRDDLRDRYDDRKGSRDDLRDRYDDRKGSRDDLRDRYDDRKGSRDDLRDRYDDRKGSRDDLRDRYDDRKGSRDDLRDRYDDRRGSRDDLRDRYDDRRGSRDDLRDSVK; translated from the exons ATGACCAACTGGAAGCTGATTTTTTGCAGTCTATGTTTAATATCAG TGTTGTCGAGTGCTTTTGGGCTGGAAGTGACAATGAGTCAAGCTTCAGTTGAGGTTGCCAGGGGTGATGAAGTCATCCTTACATGTAATTTTAAACCTAAAAATCAAGTAAATGAACTTATCATTGTAACATGGACTGGTGATGCTGATGAGACATCTGGAGACAAG GTACTTTTTGGTAACTATTACTCCAATACTCACAATGTAGACATTGGACCAGACTATGAAGGCAAAATCATGATAGACTTTGACAGTGCTGCAAAAACATCGAAACTGACATTAAAACAAGTCACTCTTAAAGAAAGCAGAAAAATTCGATGTTATGTTCAGATTCCTGGAGACATTGATGGCAGAACATCTGACACTACTTCTCTTTTGGTTCAGG TTGCACCATCACAACCTATTTGTAAGTTAGTGGGCACAGCAGAATACGGAAACAATATTAGCCTAACCTGTGTTTCTGAGGAGGGCTCGCCGATACCAACGTACAAATGGGAGAGATATGATGTCAAAAATGTCCCAAAAGCATTTCCTTCTAAAACCACTGAAA AGGATGGAGTTGTGTCTTTGGTCAATGTATCCGTGGATACATCAGGTTTCTATATTTGCCTGTCAACCAATAAGGTCGGATCAGCCAAATGTAACATGACATTGTCTGTAATGCCAG CCTCTATGAATCTTGCCACAATAGGCATTGTTGCTGGTTGTATTGCTGGAGCTACAGTGCTCATAATAATCATCATCTGCTGTTGCCGCAAACGGAAACAGAAATCAAAAAA AGTTCCAGTGGTGGAATACCACGACGAACCACAAATAGAATATATTGACGTAGGGAATACATACAACACTGAAGAGAGAACTGACAAAGCTCGAAGTGATGACAGTGGAGGTGACCGTGATGACCTCAGAGATCGCTTCGATGACCGCAAAGGTAGCCGTGATGACCTCAGAGATCGTGATGACCTCAGAGATCGCTACGATGACCGCAAAGGTAGCCGTGATGACCTCAGAGATCGCTACGATGACCGCAAAGGTAGCCGTGATGACCTCAGAGATCGCTACGATGACCGCAAAGGTAGCCGTGATGACCTCAGAGATCGCTACGATGACCGCAAAGGTAGCCGTGATGACCTCAGAGATCGCTACGATGACCGCAAAGGTAGCCGTGATGACCTCAGAGATCGCTACGATGATCGCAGAGGTAGCCGTGATGACCTCAGAGATCGCTACGATGATCGCAGAGGTAGCCGTGATGACCTCAGAGATAG TGTCAAATGA
- the gpa33b gene encoding cell surface A33 antigen isoform X19: MTNWKLIFCSLCLISVLSSAFGLEVTMSQASVEVARGDEVILTCNFKPKNQVNELIIVTWTGDADETSGDKVLFGNYYSNTHNVDIGPDYEGKIMIDFDSAAKTSKLTLKQVTLKESRKIRCYVQIPGDIDGRTSDTTSLLVQVAPSQPICKLVGTAEYGNNISLTCVSEEGSPIPTYKWERYDVKNVPKAFPSKTTEKDGVVSLVNVSVDTSGFYICLSTNKVGSAKCNMTLSVMPASMNLATIGIVAGCIAGATVLIIIIICCCRKRKQKSKKVPVVEYHDEPQIEYIDVGNTYNTEERTDKARSDDSGGDRDDLRDRFDDRKGSRDDLRDRDDLRDDRRGSRDDLRDSVK, encoded by the exons ATGACCAACTGGAAGCTGATTTTTTGCAGTCTATGTTTAATATCAG TGTTGTCGAGTGCTTTTGGGCTGGAAGTGACAATGAGTCAAGCTTCAGTTGAGGTTGCCAGGGGTGATGAAGTCATCCTTACATGTAATTTTAAACCTAAAAATCAAGTAAATGAACTTATCATTGTAACATGGACTGGTGATGCTGATGAGACATCTGGAGACAAG GTACTTTTTGGTAACTATTACTCCAATACTCACAATGTAGACATTGGACCAGACTATGAAGGCAAAATCATGATAGACTTTGACAGTGCTGCAAAAACATCGAAACTGACATTAAAACAAGTCACTCTTAAAGAAAGCAGAAAAATTCGATGTTATGTTCAGATTCCTGGAGACATTGATGGCAGAACATCTGACACTACTTCTCTTTTGGTTCAGG TTGCACCATCACAACCTATTTGTAAGTTAGTGGGCACAGCAGAATACGGAAACAATATTAGCCTAACCTGTGTTTCTGAGGAGGGCTCGCCGATACCAACGTACAAATGGGAGAGATATGATGTCAAAAATGTCCCAAAAGCATTTCCTTCTAAAACCACTGAAA AGGATGGAGTTGTGTCTTTGGTCAATGTATCCGTGGATACATCAGGTTTCTATATTTGCCTGTCAACCAATAAGGTCGGATCAGCCAAATGTAACATGACATTGTCTGTAATGCCAG CCTCTATGAATCTTGCCACAATAGGCATTGTTGCTGGTTGTATTGCTGGAGCTACAGTGCTCATAATAATCATCATCTGCTGTTGCCGCAAACGGAAACAGAAATCAAAAAA AGTTCCAGTGGTGGAATACCACGACGAACCACAAATAGAATATATTGACGTAGGGAATACATACAACACTGAAGAGAGAACTGACAAAGCTCGAAGTGATGACAGTGGAGGTGACCGTGATGACCTCAGAGATCGCTTCGATGACCGCAAAGGTAGCCGTGATGACCTCAGAGATCGTGATGACCTCAGA GATGATCGCAGAGGTAGCCGTGATGACCTCAGAGATAG TGTCAAATGA
- the gpa33b gene encoding cell surface A33 antigen isoform X10 — protein sequence MTNWKLIFCSLCLISVLSSAFGLEVTMSQASVEVARGDEVILTCNFKPKNQVNELIIVTWTGDADETSGDKVLFGNYYSNTHNVDIGPDYEGKIMIDFDSAAKTSKLTLKQVTLKESRKIRCYVQIPGDIDGRTSDTTSLLVQVAPSQPICKLVGTAEYGNNISLTCVSEEGSPIPTYKWERYDVKNVPKAFPSKTTEKDGVVSLVNVSVDTSGFYICLSTNKVGSAKCNMTLSVMPASMNLATIGIVAGCIAGATVLIIIIICCCRKRKQKSKKVPVVEYHDEPQIEYIDVGNTYNTEERTDKARSDDSGGDRDDLRDRFDDRKGSRDDLRDRDDLRDRYDDRKGSRDDLRDRYDDRKGSRDDLRDRYDDRRGSRDDLRDSVK from the exons ATGACCAACTGGAAGCTGATTTTTTGCAGTCTATGTTTAATATCAG TGTTGTCGAGTGCTTTTGGGCTGGAAGTGACAATGAGTCAAGCTTCAGTTGAGGTTGCCAGGGGTGATGAAGTCATCCTTACATGTAATTTTAAACCTAAAAATCAAGTAAATGAACTTATCATTGTAACATGGACTGGTGATGCTGATGAGACATCTGGAGACAAG GTACTTTTTGGTAACTATTACTCCAATACTCACAATGTAGACATTGGACCAGACTATGAAGGCAAAATCATGATAGACTTTGACAGTGCTGCAAAAACATCGAAACTGACATTAAAACAAGTCACTCTTAAAGAAAGCAGAAAAATTCGATGTTATGTTCAGATTCCTGGAGACATTGATGGCAGAACATCTGACACTACTTCTCTTTTGGTTCAGG TTGCACCATCACAACCTATTTGTAAGTTAGTGGGCACAGCAGAATACGGAAACAATATTAGCCTAACCTGTGTTTCTGAGGAGGGCTCGCCGATACCAACGTACAAATGGGAGAGATATGATGTCAAAAATGTCCCAAAAGCATTTCCTTCTAAAACCACTGAAA AGGATGGAGTTGTGTCTTTGGTCAATGTATCCGTGGATACATCAGGTTTCTATATTTGCCTGTCAACCAATAAGGTCGGATCAGCCAAATGTAACATGACATTGTCTGTAATGCCAG CCTCTATGAATCTTGCCACAATAGGCATTGTTGCTGGTTGTATTGCTGGAGCTACAGTGCTCATAATAATCATCATCTGCTGTTGCCGCAAACGGAAACAGAAATCAAAAAA AGTTCCAGTGGTGGAATACCACGACGAACCACAAATAGAATATATTGACGTAGGGAATACATACAACACTGAAGAGAGAACTGACAAAGCTCGAAGTGATGACAGTGGAGGTGACCGTGATGACCTCAGAGATCGCTTCGATGACCGCAAAGGTAGCCGTGATGACCTCAGAGATCGTGATGACCTCAGAGATCGCTACGATGACCGCAAAGGTAGCCGTGATGACCTCAGAGATCGCTACGATGACCGCAAAG GTAGCCGTGATGACCTCAGAGATCGCTACGATGATCGCAGAGGTAGCCGTGATGACCTCAGAGATAG TGTCAAATGA
- the gpa33b gene encoding cell surface A33 antigen isoform X9: MTNWKLIFCSLCLISVLSSAFGLEVTMSQASVEVARGDEVILTCNFKPKNQVNELIIVTWTGDADETSGDKVLFGNYYSNTHNVDIGPDYEGKIMIDFDSAAKTSKLTLKQVTLKESRKIRCYVQIPGDIDGRTSDTTSLLVQVAPSQPICKLVGTAEYGNNISLTCVSEEGSPIPTYKWERYDVKNVPKAFPSKTTEKDGVVSLVNVSVDTSGFYICLSTNKVGSAKCNMTLSVMPASMNLATIGIVAGCIAGATVLIIIIICCCRKRKQKSKKVPVVEYHDEPQIEYIDVGNTYNTEERTDKARSDDSGGDRDDLRDRFDDRKGSRDDLRDRDDLRDRYDDRKGSRDDLRDRYDDRKGSRDDLRDRYDDRKGSRDDLRDDRRGSRDDLRDSVK; the protein is encoded by the exons ATGACCAACTGGAAGCTGATTTTTTGCAGTCTATGTTTAATATCAG TGTTGTCGAGTGCTTTTGGGCTGGAAGTGACAATGAGTCAAGCTTCAGTTGAGGTTGCCAGGGGTGATGAAGTCATCCTTACATGTAATTTTAAACCTAAAAATCAAGTAAATGAACTTATCATTGTAACATGGACTGGTGATGCTGATGAGACATCTGGAGACAAG GTACTTTTTGGTAACTATTACTCCAATACTCACAATGTAGACATTGGACCAGACTATGAAGGCAAAATCATGATAGACTTTGACAGTGCTGCAAAAACATCGAAACTGACATTAAAACAAGTCACTCTTAAAGAAAGCAGAAAAATTCGATGTTATGTTCAGATTCCTGGAGACATTGATGGCAGAACATCTGACACTACTTCTCTTTTGGTTCAGG TTGCACCATCACAACCTATTTGTAAGTTAGTGGGCACAGCAGAATACGGAAACAATATTAGCCTAACCTGTGTTTCTGAGGAGGGCTCGCCGATACCAACGTACAAATGGGAGAGATATGATGTCAAAAATGTCCCAAAAGCATTTCCTTCTAAAACCACTGAAA AGGATGGAGTTGTGTCTTTGGTCAATGTATCCGTGGATACATCAGGTTTCTATATTTGCCTGTCAACCAATAAGGTCGGATCAGCCAAATGTAACATGACATTGTCTGTAATGCCAG CCTCTATGAATCTTGCCACAATAGGCATTGTTGCTGGTTGTATTGCTGGAGCTACAGTGCTCATAATAATCATCATCTGCTGTTGCCGCAAACGGAAACAGAAATCAAAAAA AGTTCCAGTGGTGGAATACCACGACGAACCACAAATAGAATATATTGACGTAGGGAATACATACAACACTGAAGAGAGAACTGACAAAGCTCGAAGTGATGACAGTGGAGGTGACCGTGATGACCTCAGAGATCGCTTCGATGACCGCAAAGGTAGCCGTGATGACCTCAGAGATCGTGATGACCTCAGAGATCGCTACGATGACCGCAAAGGTAGCCGTGATGACCTCAGAGATCGCTACGATGACCGCAAAGGTAGCCGTGATGACCTCAGAGATCGCTACGATGACCGCAAAGGTAGCCGTGATGACCTCAGA GATGATCGCAGAGGTAGCCGTGATGACCTCAGAGATAG TGTCAAATGA
- the gpa33b gene encoding cell surface A33 antigen isoform X14, with protein sequence MTNWKLIFCSLCLISVLSSAFGLEVTMSQASVEVARGDEVILTCNFKPKNQVNELIIVTWTGDADETSGDKVLFGNYYSNTHNVDIGPDYEGKIMIDFDSAAKTSKLTLKQVTLKESRKIRCYVQIPGDIDGRTSDTTSLLVQVAPSQPICKLVGTAEYGNNISLTCVSEEGSPIPTYKWERYDVKNVPKAFPSKTTEKDGVVSLVNVSVDTSGFYICLSTNKVGSAKCNMTLSVMPASMNLATIGIVAGCIAGATVLIIIIICCCRKRKQKSKKVPVVEYHDEPQIEYIDVGNTYNTEERTDKARSDDSGGDRDDLRDRFDDRKGSRDDLRDRDDLRDRYDDRKGSRDDLRDDRRGSRDDLRDSVK encoded by the exons ATGACCAACTGGAAGCTGATTTTTTGCAGTCTATGTTTAATATCAG TGTTGTCGAGTGCTTTTGGGCTGGAAGTGACAATGAGTCAAGCTTCAGTTGAGGTTGCCAGGGGTGATGAAGTCATCCTTACATGTAATTTTAAACCTAAAAATCAAGTAAATGAACTTATCATTGTAACATGGACTGGTGATGCTGATGAGACATCTGGAGACAAG GTACTTTTTGGTAACTATTACTCCAATACTCACAATGTAGACATTGGACCAGACTATGAAGGCAAAATCATGATAGACTTTGACAGTGCTGCAAAAACATCGAAACTGACATTAAAACAAGTCACTCTTAAAGAAAGCAGAAAAATTCGATGTTATGTTCAGATTCCTGGAGACATTGATGGCAGAACATCTGACACTACTTCTCTTTTGGTTCAGG TTGCACCATCACAACCTATTTGTAAGTTAGTGGGCACAGCAGAATACGGAAACAATATTAGCCTAACCTGTGTTTCTGAGGAGGGCTCGCCGATACCAACGTACAAATGGGAGAGATATGATGTCAAAAATGTCCCAAAAGCATTTCCTTCTAAAACCACTGAAA AGGATGGAGTTGTGTCTTTGGTCAATGTATCCGTGGATACATCAGGTTTCTATATTTGCCTGTCAACCAATAAGGTCGGATCAGCCAAATGTAACATGACATTGTCTGTAATGCCAG CCTCTATGAATCTTGCCACAATAGGCATTGTTGCTGGTTGTATTGCTGGAGCTACAGTGCTCATAATAATCATCATCTGCTGTTGCCGCAAACGGAAACAGAAATCAAAAAA AGTTCCAGTGGTGGAATACCACGACGAACCACAAATAGAATATATTGACGTAGGGAATACATACAACACTGAAGAGAGAACTGACAAAGCTCGAAGTGATGACAGTGGAGGTGACCGTGATGACCTCAGAGATCGCTTCGATGACCGCAAAGGTAGCCGTGATGACCTCAGAGATCGTGATGACCTCAGAGATCGCTACGATGACCGCAAAGGTAGCCGTGATGACCTCAGA GATGATCGCAGAGGTAGCCGTGATGACCTCAGAGATAG TGTCAAATGA
- the gpa33b gene encoding cell surface A33 antigen isoform X3: MTNWKLIFCSLCLISVLSSAFGLEVTMSQASVEVARGDEVILTCNFKPKNQVNELIIVTWTGDADETSGDKVLFGNYYSNTHNVDIGPDYEGKIMIDFDSAAKTSKLTLKQVTLKESRKIRCYVQIPGDIDGRTSDTTSLLVQVAPSQPICKLVGTAEYGNNISLTCVSEEGSPIPTYKWERYDVKNVPKAFPSKTTEKDGVVSLVNVSVDTSGFYICLSTNKVGSAKCNMTLSVMPASMNLATIGIVAGCIAGATVLIIIIICCCRKRKQKSKKVPVVEYHDEPQIEYIDVGNTYNTEERTDKARSDDSGGDRDDLRDRFDDRKGSRDDLRDRDDLRDRYDDRKGSRDDLRDRYDDRKGSRDDLRDRYDDRKGSRDDLRDRYDDRKGSRDDLRDRYDDRKGSRDDLRDDRRGSRDDLRDSVK, encoded by the exons ATGACCAACTGGAAGCTGATTTTTTGCAGTCTATGTTTAATATCAG TGTTGTCGAGTGCTTTTGGGCTGGAAGTGACAATGAGTCAAGCTTCAGTTGAGGTTGCCAGGGGTGATGAAGTCATCCTTACATGTAATTTTAAACCTAAAAATCAAGTAAATGAACTTATCATTGTAACATGGACTGGTGATGCTGATGAGACATCTGGAGACAAG GTACTTTTTGGTAACTATTACTCCAATACTCACAATGTAGACATTGGACCAGACTATGAAGGCAAAATCATGATAGACTTTGACAGTGCTGCAAAAACATCGAAACTGACATTAAAACAAGTCACTCTTAAAGAAAGCAGAAAAATTCGATGTTATGTTCAGATTCCTGGAGACATTGATGGCAGAACATCTGACACTACTTCTCTTTTGGTTCAGG TTGCACCATCACAACCTATTTGTAAGTTAGTGGGCACAGCAGAATACGGAAACAATATTAGCCTAACCTGTGTTTCTGAGGAGGGCTCGCCGATACCAACGTACAAATGGGAGAGATATGATGTCAAAAATGTCCCAAAAGCATTTCCTTCTAAAACCACTGAAA AGGATGGAGTTGTGTCTTTGGTCAATGTATCCGTGGATACATCAGGTTTCTATATTTGCCTGTCAACCAATAAGGTCGGATCAGCCAAATGTAACATGACATTGTCTGTAATGCCAG CCTCTATGAATCTTGCCACAATAGGCATTGTTGCTGGTTGTATTGCTGGAGCTACAGTGCTCATAATAATCATCATCTGCTGTTGCCGCAAACGGAAACAGAAATCAAAAAA AGTTCCAGTGGTGGAATACCACGACGAACCACAAATAGAATATATTGACGTAGGGAATACATACAACACTGAAGAGAGAACTGACAAAGCTCGAAGTGATGACAGTGGAGGTGACCGTGATGACCTCAGAGATCGCTTCGATGACCGCAAAGGTAGCCGTGATGACCTCAGAGATCGTGATGACCTCAGAGATCGCTACGATGACCGCAAAGGTAGCCGTGATGACCTCAGAGATCGCTACGATGACCGCAAAGGTAGCCGTGATGACCTCAGAGATCGCTACGATGACCGCAAAGGTAGCCGTGATGACCTCAGAGATCGCTACGATGACCGCAAAGGTAGCCGTGATGACCTCAGAGATCGCTACGATGACCGCAAAGGTAGCCGTGATGACCTCAGA GATGATCGCAGAGGTAGCCGTGATGACCTCAGAGATAG TGTCAAATGA
- the gpa33b gene encoding cell surface A33 antigen isoform X11 codes for MTNWKLIFCSLCLISVLSSAFGLEVTMSQASVEVARGDEVILTCNFKPKNQVNELIIVTWTGDADETSGDKVLFGNYYSNTHNVDIGPDYEGKIMIDFDSAAKTSKLTLKQVTLKESRKIRCYVQIPGDIDGRTSDTTSLLVQVAPSQPICKLVGTAEYGNNISLTCVSEEGSPIPTYKWERYDVKNVPKAFPSKTTEKDGVVSLVNVSVDTSGFYICLSTNKVGSAKCNMTLSVMPASMNLATIGIVAGCIAGATVLIIIIICCCRKRKQKSKKVPVVEYHDEPQIEYIDVGNTYNTEERTDKARSDDSGGDRDDLRDRFDDRKGSRDDLRDRDDLRDRYDDRKGSRDDLRDRYDDRKGSRDDLRDDRRGSRDDLRDSVK; via the exons ATGACCAACTGGAAGCTGATTTTTTGCAGTCTATGTTTAATATCAG TGTTGTCGAGTGCTTTTGGGCTGGAAGTGACAATGAGTCAAGCTTCAGTTGAGGTTGCCAGGGGTGATGAAGTCATCCTTACATGTAATTTTAAACCTAAAAATCAAGTAAATGAACTTATCATTGTAACATGGACTGGTGATGCTGATGAGACATCTGGAGACAAG GTACTTTTTGGTAACTATTACTCCAATACTCACAATGTAGACATTGGACCAGACTATGAAGGCAAAATCATGATAGACTTTGACAGTGCTGCAAAAACATCGAAACTGACATTAAAACAAGTCACTCTTAAAGAAAGCAGAAAAATTCGATGTTATGTTCAGATTCCTGGAGACATTGATGGCAGAACATCTGACACTACTTCTCTTTTGGTTCAGG TTGCACCATCACAACCTATTTGTAAGTTAGTGGGCACAGCAGAATACGGAAACAATATTAGCCTAACCTGTGTTTCTGAGGAGGGCTCGCCGATACCAACGTACAAATGGGAGAGATATGATGTCAAAAATGTCCCAAAAGCATTTCCTTCTAAAACCACTGAAA AGGATGGAGTTGTGTCTTTGGTCAATGTATCCGTGGATACATCAGGTTTCTATATTTGCCTGTCAACCAATAAGGTCGGATCAGCCAAATGTAACATGACATTGTCTGTAATGCCAG CCTCTATGAATCTTGCCACAATAGGCATTGTTGCTGGTTGTATTGCTGGAGCTACAGTGCTCATAATAATCATCATCTGCTGTTGCCGCAAACGGAAACAGAAATCAAAAAA AGTTCCAGTGGTGGAATACCACGACGAACCACAAATAGAATATATTGACGTAGGGAATACATACAACACTGAAGAGAGAACTGACAAAGCTCGAAGTGATGACAGTGGAGGTGACCGTGATGACCTCAGAGATCGCTTCGATGACCGCAAAGGTAGCCGTGATGACCTCAGAGATCGTGATGACCTCAGAGATCGCTACGATGACCGCAAAGGTAGCCGTGATGACCTCAGAGATCGCTACGATGACCGCAAAGGTAGCCGTGATGACCTCAGA GATGATCGCAGAGGTAGCCGTGATGACCTCAGAGATAG TGTCAAATGA
- the gpa33b gene encoding cell surface A33 antigen isoform X6, whose product MTNWKLIFCSLCLISVLSSAFGLEVTMSQASVEVARGDEVILTCNFKPKNQVNELIIVTWTGDADETSGDKVLFGNYYSNTHNVDIGPDYEGKIMIDFDSAAKTSKLTLKQVTLKESRKIRCYVQIPGDIDGRTSDTTSLLVQVAPSQPICKLVGTAEYGNNISLTCVSEEGSPIPTYKWERYDVKNVPKAFPSKTTEKDGVVSLVNVSVDTSGFYICLSTNKVGSAKCNMTLSVMPASMNLATIGIVAGCIAGATVLIIIIICCCRKRKQKSKKVPVVEYHDEPQIEYIDVGNTYNTEERTDKARSDDSGGDRDDLRDRFDDRKGSRDDLRDRDDLRDRYDDRKGSRDDLRDRYDDRKGSRDDLRDRYDDRKGSRDDLRDRYDDRKGSRDDLRDDRRGSRDDLRDSVK is encoded by the exons ATGACCAACTGGAAGCTGATTTTTTGCAGTCTATGTTTAATATCAG TGTTGTCGAGTGCTTTTGGGCTGGAAGTGACAATGAGTCAAGCTTCAGTTGAGGTTGCCAGGGGTGATGAAGTCATCCTTACATGTAATTTTAAACCTAAAAATCAAGTAAATGAACTTATCATTGTAACATGGACTGGTGATGCTGATGAGACATCTGGAGACAAG GTACTTTTTGGTAACTATTACTCCAATACTCACAATGTAGACATTGGACCAGACTATGAAGGCAAAATCATGATAGACTTTGACAGTGCTGCAAAAACATCGAAACTGACATTAAAACAAGTCACTCTTAAAGAAAGCAGAAAAATTCGATGTTATGTTCAGATTCCTGGAGACATTGATGGCAGAACATCTGACACTACTTCTCTTTTGGTTCAGG TTGCACCATCACAACCTATTTGTAAGTTAGTGGGCACAGCAGAATACGGAAACAATATTAGCCTAACCTGTGTTTCTGAGGAGGGCTCGCCGATACCAACGTACAAATGGGAGAGATATGATGTCAAAAATGTCCCAAAAGCATTTCCTTCTAAAACCACTGAAA AGGATGGAGTTGTGTCTTTGGTCAATGTATCCGTGGATACATCAGGTTTCTATATTTGCCTGTCAACCAATAAGGTCGGATCAGCCAAATGTAACATGACATTGTCTGTAATGCCAG CCTCTATGAATCTTGCCACAATAGGCATTGTTGCTGGTTGTATTGCTGGAGCTACAGTGCTCATAATAATCATCATCTGCTGTTGCCGCAAACGGAAACAGAAATCAAAAAA AGTTCCAGTGGTGGAATACCACGACGAACCACAAATAGAATATATTGACGTAGGGAATACATACAACACTGAAGAGAGAACTGACAAAGCTCGAAGTGATGACAGTGGAGGTGACCGTGATGACCTCAGAGATCGCTTCGATGACCGCAAAGGTAGCCGTGATGACCTCAGAGATCGTGATGACCTCAGAGATCGCTACGATGACCGCAAAGGTAGCCGTGATGACCTCAGAGATCGCTACGATGACCGCAAAGGTAGCCGTGATGACCTCAGAGATCGCTACGATGACCGCAAAGGTAGCCGTGATGACCTCAGAGATCGCTACGATGACCGCAAAGGTAGCCGTGATGACCTCAGA GATGATCGCAGAGGTAGCCGTGATGACCTCAGAGATAG TGTCAAATGA